The Brachyhypopomus gauderio isolate BG-103 chromosome 1, BGAUD_0.2, whole genome shotgun sequence genome includes a window with the following:
- the LOC143519710 gene encoding uncharacterized protein LOC143519710, with protein sequence MKQCCTSLLENIYTQDRKIRCPARTLLFTTMASPSKRVPEDTETLSGYIHSVSPVRLSANNSELFNAVLQTGREDFHDTVVFSARKRNDFLQAAENGTAICLKNVKKALSFRSTSEFDVIVSHRTDLTVTAVSFARRTPPPPPKTTLRDVLSMAAGKKVSLIEAKVLACDRMTDRVNIRGTERELRTCTISDGTANITLQLWEKHIDAVRAQSSYGFTYLSTRFYEGKCQLTTTLNTAVDKIPDLNVSDTQSASAEPALTTLVAAILALDIKASTLCLICNTNQQTLDERKKFHRCEKCNFLQTTSRYSKWMRGTVKIKADNEEYSLTVTNSPLAAYIAQYNLQSFTLVEELEEHFLDQKILSFTFDKQLRICELSQISPPKPPQELFTAACSVDSSPSTNATV encoded by the exons ATGAAACAATGTTGCACTTCACTGCTAGAAAACATATATACGCAAGACCGTAAGATCAGATGCCCTGCACGTACCTTACTCTTTACCACGATGGCATCTCCGTCAAAACGGGTACCGGAAGATACCGAGACTCTCTCGGGATATATACATTCTGTATCGCCCGTCCGATTGTCTGCGAACAACAGCGAGCTCTTCAATGCAGTGCTACAAACGGGACGTGAAGACTTCCACGACACTGTGGTTTTCAGCGCTCGGAAGAGGAATGACTTCCTCCAAGCAGCCGAAAACGGCACTGCGATCTGCTTAAAAAACGTCAAAAAAGCTTTAA GTTTCCGGAGCACTTCGGAATTTGACGTTATCGTCAGTCATCGCACCGATCTGACGGTCACCGCTGTCTCTTTCGCCAGGAGGACACCCCCGCCTCCGCCTAAGACAACACTGCGAGACGTGCTCAGCATGGCAGCAGGCAAAAAA GTCAGCCTTATAGAAGCAAAAGTCCTGGCCTGTGACAGAATGACCGACAGGGTGAACATCCGCGGCACGGAGCGCGAGCTGAGGACGTGCACCATCTCTGACGGCACTGCGAACATCACCCTCCAGCTATGGGAGAAACACATCGACGCTGTACGCGCTCAATCGTCATACGGATTTACTTATCTTTCAACGCGCTTTTACGAGGGGAAATGTCAACTTACCACAACACTCAACACCGCTGTGGACAAAATACCGGACTTGAATGTGTCAGACACACAAAGCGCCTCCGCTGAACCAGCTCTGACAACCCTAGTCGCCGCAATTTTGGCACTGGACATTAAAGCATCGACGTTGTGCttaatctgcaacaccaaccaGCAAACCCTGGATGAACGTAAAAAATTTCACCGTTGTGAAAAATGCAACTTCTTGCAGACAACGTCACGTTATTCCAAATGGATGCGCGGCACCGTCAAAATTAAAGCGGATAACGAAGAATACTCACTAACGGTGACCAATTCACCTCTCGCCGCTTACATAGCTCAGTATAATCTACAATCATTCACACTTGTCGAGGAGCTGGAGGAACATTTCCTTGACCAGAAAATCCTGTCGTTCACCTTTGACAAGCAGCTCCGCATATGTGAACTCAGTCAAATTTCACCGCCTAAACCGCCACAAGAACTGTTTACCGCTGCATGCTCCGTTGATAGCTCCCCTTCCACAAACGCTACGGTTTAG